CACGACCAACCCCGAAGCCGCGACCGGGGACGGAATCGCAGCGGCTTGGCGAGCAGGCGCCACGCTGGCCGATGTCGAGTTCTACCAGTTCCACCCCACCGCGCTGGCTGTGCCGGGCAACTTCTTGGTGTCGGAGGCCGTCCGCGGCGAGGGTGCCGTGCTGCTCAACGCTGCCGGCGACCGGTTCATGCGCGGCGTTCATCCGGATGCCGAACTCGCGCCGCGCGACGTCGTCGCGCGTTCGATCGCGGCAGAGATGGCGACGCAGGGCGGTAGGCCGGTTCTTCTGGACGCGACAGCGCTCGGCAGATCCTTCCTGGCGGAACGATTCCCGACGATCGATGCGGCAACGCGGGCGGCCGGGTTCGACTGGGCCCACGAGCCGGTTCCAGTCACCCCTGCCGCCCACTACTGGATGGGCGGAATCGCAACCGACCTCAACGGACGCACGTCGCTGCCTGGCCTCTACGCCGTCGGCGAGGCGGCTTGCACCGGTGTGCACGGCGCCAACCGGCTCGCGTCGAACTCCCTCCTGGAGGGGCTCGTGTTCGCTGCGCGTGCGGCGAAAGACATCGGCGGACGGGGTCTCGATACAGTCGCTAGCGCTCCCTACCCTTCGAGACGGCCGCCCTTCGGCAAGCTCAGGGACTGGGCCTCCTCAGGGCACCGCTCGACCAACGAGGTCGTCGACCGGAGCGCGATGCAGCAGCTCATGTGGGACGCCGCAGGCGTGCTTCGCTCGGGCGACTCGCTCGAGCGCGCGGCAGTCACCCTCAGCGCGTGGCGTGGTGTGGATCCGGCATCCGCCACGATCGAGCAGCTTGAAGATGCGAATCTGCTTGAACTCGCCAGGATTCTTGTGCACTCGGCGTGCGAGCGCACCGAGTCGCGGGGTGCCCACGCACGCTCGGACTTTCCACGGACATCCGCCGAATTCGAACGCCATCTCACCTGGACTCGAGAGGACGCCCTCAGATGCTGACCCCGCAGCTCATTGACAACGTTGTGCGCAACGCGCTCGCCGAGGATGCCCCCTGGGGCGATATCACCAGCGAGCTGCTCATCCCGCAGGCGGCGGCAGCGCACGCCACACTGATCGCGCGAGAACCCGGCATCTTCAGCGGCGGCGCCGTGTTCACCGCCACGATGGCGGCGACCGACCCGTCGACCACGACAACGCTGCTGATCGACGAAGGCGGCGCGTTCGCGAAGGGTGACACGCTGGCATCCGTCGTGGGTCCCGCGCGCGGTGTGCTGCGGGCCGAGCGGGTCGCGCTCAACCTCGTGCAACGGATGAGCGGCATCGCAACCCTGACCGCCGCATTCGTGGCAGAGACTGCCGGCACCGGCGCGCGCGTCGTCGACACCCGTAAGACGACGCCCGGGCTGCGTGCGCTCGAGCGGCACGCTGTCGTTTGTGGCGGCGGTCATAACCACCGCTTCTCGCTGTCGGATGCCGTGATGGCCAAGGACAACCATCTCGTGCTGCTGACTGCCGGCGGTCTCGACCTCACCGAGGCGCTGCGTCTGGCGCGATCGAGGCTGTCGCACACCACGCACTTCGAAGTCGAAGTCGACCGCATCGACCAGATCGAACCGGTGCTCGCCGCCGGGGTCGACACAATCATGCTTGACAACTTTTCGCTCGACGAACTGCGGCAAGGCGTTGCGCTGATCGACGGCCGATGCATCGTTGAGGCGAGCGGCAACGTGAGCCTGGAAACAGTCGGCGCGATCGCCCGAACGGGCGTGGATATCATCTCGGCGGGCGCCCTGACGCACAGTGTGCGTTCCTTGGATCTCGGACTCGACATCGTCGTCGATCATGCCGGCGGTGATCCCGCATGATCTACCTGGACGCAGCGGCCACCACTCCGGTGCGCCGAGACGTGCTTGAGGCAGCGTGGCCCTATTTGACCAGCAGTTACGGCAACGCGTCCAGCCATCACTCTGTCGGCGAGGTGGCCGCGCGCGCACTGACGGATGCACGCAAGCGGGTTGCAGCCTGGCTCGGCTGCCGCGCGAACGACGTGATCTTCACCTCGGGCGGAACCGAGGCGGACAATCTGGCCGTCAAGGGCATCGCCCTGGCAACACCGTGTGGGCGGCATATCGTCACCACCCGGATCGAACACGAGGCCGTCCTGGAAAGCATCGAGT
The Rathayibacter sp. SW19 DNA segment above includes these coding regions:
- the nadC gene encoding carboxylating nicotinate-nucleotide diphosphorylase, whose translation is MLTPQLIDNVVRNALAEDAPWGDITSELLIPQAAAAHATLIAREPGIFSGGAVFTATMAATDPSTTTTLLIDEGGAFAKGDTLASVVGPARGVLRAERVALNLVQRMSGIATLTAAFVAETAGTGARVVDTRKTTPGLRALERHAVVCGGGHNHRFSLSDAVMAKDNHLVLLTAGGLDLTEALRLARSRLSHTTHFEVEVDRIDQIEPVLAAGVDTIMLDNFSLDELRQGVALIDGRCIVEASGNVSLETVGAIARTGVDIISAGALTHSVRSLDLGLDIVVDHAGGDPA
- the nadB gene encoding L-aspartate oxidase — encoded protein: MPSVIVVGSGIAGLSAALRLSATHSVTLITKATLCDSNTRFAQGGIAAVLSAGLGAPVDGGERARESDSTEAHILDTLRAGAGLSDYAAAEALCTGAADGIRDLIASGVHFDRQGGNLARGLEAAHTHARVLHAGGDATGAAIEKSLVDVVRASTVAVAENAFLTDLEVDAGHVVGVQLRCGDATERAFADTVILATGGAGQLYRHTTNPEAATGDGIAAAWRAGATLADVEFYQFHPTALAVPGNFLVSEAVRGEGAVLLNAAGDRFMRGVHPDAELAPRDVVARSIAAEMATQGGRPVLLDATALGRSFLAERFPTIDAATRAAGFDWAHEPVPVTPAAHYWMGGIATDLNGRTSLPGLYAVGEAACTGVHGANRLASNSLLEGLVFAARAAKDIGGRGLDTVASAPYPSRRPPFGKLRDWASSGHRSTNEVVDRSAMQQLMWDAAGVLRSGDSLERAAVTLSAWRGVDPASATIEQLEDANLLELARILVHSACERTESRGAHARSDFPRTSAEFERHLTWTREDALRC